AATAACACTTTTTTATGGATCTAACACAATCACAATATTTTTCGGAAAGTACGAGCAACAAAGCTAGTATACGATAATGGTACGACATTTTCAGAAAGTCCAAGCAACCACAGTAAAGTTATAAAACATAAGATTTCTAAGTGATCTATGTTACTTAAACTCTTTATAAAACATGACAACGACACCACATTTTCAAAAAGTCCGAGCAACAATAGTAAAGTTGTAAAACAATAAGATTTCTAAGTGATCTATATTGCTCGaactctttttaaaaatgtaacaaagtcaaatcctccaaaataaacatgaacttgataacatttttgaaaaaagttcgagcaacaaaataaaaaaagagagtgtcacataaaataaaacagaaCGAGAACACCAACCTTCTCGTTGAGCAGGCAAAACTTCCATTGCTGACCCTTTTGTCAAGCTCGACGAAACTCGAATTCGctctgttttttcttcttctactaaAATGGGCTctgttttattttgaattacagGTTGAAGATAGTAAAATTGTCCATCAAGGAGCAATTCTTGATTATGTAATGGAGAAGTCAAACAATTTGAACTGAAAATGTTGTAACCTGGGAATTCATTTAGAACTTGTCGAACTAATTTGGGGCCTTTAAGGTTTAATATTTCACCTGAATCTGTCATAACACGAGCAAAATTTAAATCTGATGATTTTCTTGAATCTCTTACTGCTTTCATTGAACAATTGCAGTTCCCCATTGATGTAAAaagttcaagaatttttttcttttttttttgtgtgtgttcaATGAATGAAAGAGAATTACTTTTGTTTGTTAGAATgagtgcatatatatatattacatagtTTGGATTTTGAGTCGAATGTCTATCGAAAATAGTTTTTGTGTCTATAGATGTAGATGTAAGGTCTGTgtgtattttattcttttccgaCTTCACTAGTGAGATTACTTGTGTTTTTTGGTGTTCTAGttaatttttacattattttattgttattgttgatttttcttatgttt
This genomic stretch from Solanum stenotomum isolate F172 chromosome 10, ASM1918654v1, whole genome shotgun sequence harbors:
- the LOC125841985 gene encoding uncharacterized protein LOC125841985, producing MGNCNCSMKAVRDSRKSSDLNFARVMTDSGEILNLKGPKLVRQVLNEFPGYNIFSSNCLTSPLHNQELLLDGQFYYLQPVIQNKTEPILVEEEKTERIRVSSSLTKGSAMEVLPAQREGVWRVKLIINPQQLEEIFSEEGNTEALIEQMRIAANTSSIAKHTKSTSCGVNWKSTLPSVYKLPNEKQNKILALDQSSTSSPR